A window of the Acidimicrobiales bacterium genome harbors these coding sequences:
- a CDS encoding ABC transporter ATP-binding protein — translation MREMIDLTDAAPAPALRFVDAGKTFPDGTVALRNVTFDVRPGEFVTVVGPSGCGKSTLLRLASGLDEVTEGSCSVDRSNIGYVFQDATLLPWRSVLHNVELIAELHGEPAPSRRQRAMDAIGKVGLTGFESHYPRQLSGGMRMRVSLARSLVMSPPIFLFDEPFGALDEITRELMNEETLRLFQQEGFAGLFITHSITEAVFMSTRVLVMSGRPGRIVDSHDIPFGYPRDPDLRFDPEFARISAELSHALRGAHT, via the coding sequence ATGCGGGAGATGATCGACTTGACTGATGCCGCGCCGGCACCGGCTCTCCGCTTCGTCGACGCGGGCAAGACGTTTCCTGACGGAACGGTCGCCCTGCGCAACGTCACGTTCGATGTGCGTCCCGGAGAGTTCGTCACCGTCGTCGGCCCCTCTGGGTGTGGCAAGAGCACGTTGCTGCGGTTGGCCTCCGGTCTCGACGAGGTCACCGAGGGTTCGTGTTCGGTCGATCGGAGCAATATCGGCTACGTCTTTCAGGACGCCACCCTTCTGCCGTGGCGCAGCGTGCTCCACAACGTCGAGTTGATCGCCGAACTCCACGGTGAGCCAGCGCCGTCCCGGCGTCAGCGAGCGATGGACGCCATCGGCAAGGTCGGCCTCACGGGGTTCGAATCCCACTACCCACGCCAGCTCTCCGGTGGCATGCGCATGCGGGTCTCGTTGGCCCGCTCGCTGGTGATGTCGCCGCCGATCTTCCTGTTCGACGAGCCCTTCGGCGCACTCGACGAGATCACCCGCGAGCTCATGAACGAAGAAACACTGCGCCTGTTCCAGCAGGAAGGTTTCGCCGGATTGTTCATCACCCACTCGATCACCGAAGCGGTGTTCATGAGCACACGAGTGCTCGTCATGTCCGGTCGCCCTGGCCGGATCGTCGATTCCCACGACATCCCGTTCGGGTATCCCCGCGATCCCGACCTCCGTTTCGATCCCGAGTTCGCTCGCATCAGCGCCGAGCTGAGCCATGCCCTGCGAGGAGCACACACATGA